The following are from one region of the Clupea harengus unplaced genomic scaffold, Ch_v2.0.2, whole genome shotgun sequence genome:
- the LOC116222397 gene encoding probable E3 ubiquitin-protein ligase TRIML1, protein MKDMVQCTPVLLDPNTADSRLCIAADLTSVKIRDEAVQLPDNPERYDMFACVLGSQGFASGTPSWVVEVEENTSWEVGVSSEASQSTKGRLSGQVSGA, encoded by the exons atgaaggacatGGTTCAGTGCA CTCCTGTGTTGCTGGACCCCAACACTGCAGACTCTCGTCTCTGCATCGCCgcggatctgaccagtgtgaaaATCAGGGATGAGGCCGTCCAGCtgcctgataacccagagaggtACGACATGTTTGCCTGCGTCCTGGGCTCACAAGGCTTTGCTTCGGGGACTCCCAGctgggtggtggaggtggaggagaacacgagctgggaggtgggggtgagCTCGGAGGCCAGCCAGAGCACAAAGGGGAGGCTATCTGGGCAGGTGTCTGGAGCATAG